The window AACGCTACCGTTATAAGGAAGTATTCATTTCACTCAATGGACAGTTGTCAAGAGTATATAGAACTGAGGTTAGCCGCGAAGAATACTGGACCTATACGACCGAATCTGCCGAGAAAGCAAAAGTTAAAGCTTATAAAAAGAAATACGGCGATATCCGCAAAGCGATTGCGGTTATCGTCCAGGAAGAACAAGAAAACAAAGCAGCATGAAAACATTCATCAAATTATTGGCCATCGCCATGCTATTGGCGGGCTGCGGCTCAAAAAACATTAATGGTACTTACGTCAGTCATACTGAGGGCCAGTTCTCTATTGCTGATGACACTTTAGTTATTGCCGATACGGTGATTATCAATCATACCGGATTTCAAAAAATACGCCAGGGGCAACTATTGCCTAAAGCGTATAAGACGCACAAATGGACATTGAATAGTCCGGATGCACCACCGATGCAGATCACCGGCAAGCAAATTCAAATCGGAAATACTATTTATCATAAACTGCCATGAAAAAGCTGATCGTTATTATCCTCTGCCTGATCTCGTTCCGCAGCCAGGCCCAATACCAAATCATCACGACCGTGGTCAAAAAGGTGATCAAAGCGATTGACCTGAAGGTACAACGGATGCAGAATGAAACCATTTGGCTGCAGAATGCACAGAAAACCATCGAGAACGAATTGTCGAAATTCCGGCTGACCGAAATATCTAATTGGTCTGAAAAGCAAAAAAGCTTGTATGATGATTATTACCAGGAATTATGGAAGGTAAAATCCACCATCGCCTATTACCAGCGTATCAAAGAACTTGCTGCAAACCAGTTGGCCATGGTCAGCGAATATCAAAGGGCCTGGAAGCTTTTTCAATCCGATCAGCATTTTAAGCCCGACGAGATCATTCAGATGCAAAGGGTATACGTCGGCCTGCTGGATGCCAGCGCCAAAAACCTTGACCAGATCATGCTGGTGGTTAATCCAGGTAAAACCCAAATGACCGACCAGCAAAGACTGGAAGCGATCAATCAGGCGGGTGACCGGCTGGAGGAAAATTACAGCGATCTGAAGCAATATAATAATCAAAACATGATCCTGAGCCTGCATCGTGCCGGTGATCTGAACGAAATACAAACCATTAAATCATATTATGGCCTGCATTAAATTAACTATCGTCGTCTTGCTATTCAGCCTGAGCGCCAGGGCGCAAACTTTTGCCGAATGGTTCAGCCAAAAGAAAACGCAAAAGAAGTACCTGCTGCAGCAAATAGCTGCCTTACAGGTATATAGCGGCTATCTAAAAAACGGCTATGCTATTGCCAAGGGTGGTTTGGGCTCTATCACCTCCTATGTGGGTAATGAATTTGCTTTGCATAGCGGTTATTATACGCATTTAAAAACAGTCAACCCGGCTGTTAAAAACAATCCGCAGGTTGGTGCGATCATCCGCTGGCAACAGGATATATTAAAACAAACTACCGCGATCAAAAACCAGGATGGTTTAACAGTTGCTGAAGGTAACTATACCGCTAAGGTTTGCAACGCGCTGCTAAACGATTGTGAAGCCCGGATCAATGACCTGCAAAACATCCTCTCGGATAACAAAACAGAAATGAGTGATGAGGAACGTATCCGGCAGATTGCAAGGCTGCACCAAGCCATGCAGAATAATTACCGTTTCGCGGCCAACTTCCGCTCCCAATTGCAACTGCATGTACGCAATAAACAACAAGAATCAAAAGATCATAACACTTTAACCCAATTGTATGCGAACCGTTAAGATCATCGCGCTACTGCTCTTTTTTAGCATCAGTGCAAAAGCACAAAGTGATGAACTACAGCAATTGCTGCTGAACATCGAAAAGCTGACCCAGTTCAAAGCCATTCTTTCCGATATGAAACAAGGTTATCAGATCTACCAGCAAGGCTATGGTATGGTATCCAATTTGTCCAAAGGCAATTTTGACCTGCACAACATTTATCTGACCGGCTTAATGGCAGTTAATCCGGCCATTCGTAATAATCCG of the Mucilaginibacter boryungensis genome contains:
- a CDS encoding putative periplasmic lipoprotein gives rise to the protein MKTFIKLLAIAMLLAGCGSKNINGTYVSHTEGQFSIADDTLVIADTVIINHTGFQKIRQGQLLPKAYKTHKWTLNSPDAPPMQITGKQIQIGNTIYHKLP
- a CDS encoding conjugal transfer protein TraI, which produces MKKLIVIILCLISFRSQAQYQIITTVVKKVIKAIDLKVQRMQNETIWLQNAQKTIENELSKFRLTEISNWSEKQKSLYDDYYQELWKVKSTIAYYQRIKELAANQLAMVSEYQRAWKLFQSDQHFKPDEIIQMQRVYVGLLDASAKNLDQIMLVVNPGKTQMTDQQRLEAINQAGDRLEENYSDLKQYNNQNMILSLHRAGDLNEIQTIKSYYGLH